The Orcinus orca chromosome 16, mOrcOrc1.1, whole genome shotgun sequence genome includes a window with the following:
- the LOC101284739 gene encoding E3 ubiquitin-protein ligase TRIM50, producing the protein MAWQVSVPELEDRLQCPICLEVFKEPLMLQCGHSYCKGCLLSLSRHPDSELRCPVCRQEVDCSSSPPNVSLARVIEALQLPGDPEPQVCAHHRNPLSLFCEKDQELICGLCGLLGSHQHHRVTPVSTVYSRMKEELAALISDLKQEQKKVEEQIARLVNNRTRIVNESDVFSWVIRSEFQELHRLVDEEKARCLEGVEGHTRGLVASLDMQLEQARGARERLVQAVGVLEQFGNESHHEFIRKYHAMASSEELQQARPLEGAFSPISFKPGLHQADIKLTAWKRLFRKVLPAPESLKLDPATAHPLLELSKGNTVVQCGLLAQRRASQPERFDYSTCVLASRGFSCGRHYWEVVVGSKSDWRLGVIKGTASRKGKLSKSPGHGVWLIGLKEGRVYEAFGCPRAPLPVAGHPHRIGVYLHYEQGELTFFDADRPDDLRPLYTFQADFQGKLYPILDTCWHERGSNSLPLVLPPPSGPSHLARPQPTKL; encoded by the exons ATGGCGTGGCAGGTGAGCGTGCCCGAGCTGGAGGACCGCCTGCAGTGCCCCATCTGTCTGGAGGTCTTCAAGGAGCCCCTGATGCTGCAGTGTGGCCACTCCTACTGCAAGGGCTGCCTGCTGTCCCTGTCCCGTCACCCGGACTCAGAGCTGCGCTGCCCCGTGTGCCGGCAGGAGGTGGACTGCAGCAGCTCCCCGCCTAACGTCTCCCTGGCGAGGGTGATCGAAGCCCTGCAGCTCCCCGGGGACCCTGAGCCCCAGGTCTGTGCGCACCACCGGAACCCTCTCAGCCTCTTCTGTGAGAAGGACCAGGAGCTCATCTGTGGCCTCTGCggcctgctgggctcccaccAGCACCACCGGGTCACGCCTGTCTCTACCGTCTACAGCCGCATGAAG GAGGAGCTAGCAGCCCTCATCTCCGACCTGAAGCAGGAGCAGAAGAAGGTGGAGGAGCAAATCGCCAGACTGGTGAACAACAGGACCCGGATTGTC AATGAGTCTGATGTCTTCAGCTGGGTGATCCGCAGTGAGTTCCAGGAGCTGCACCGTCTAGTGGACGAGGAGAAGGCCCGCTgcctggagggggtggagggTCACACCCGTGGCCTCGTGGCCTCCCTGGACATGCAGCTGGAGCAGGCCCGGGGCGCTCGGGAGCGGCTAGTCCAGGCTGTGGGTGTGTTGGAGCAGTTCGGCAACGAGAGTCACCATGAGTTCATCCGG AAGTACCATGCCATGGCCTCCAG TGAAGAGCTCCAGCAGGCCCGGCCCCTGGAAGGCGCGTTCAGCCCCATCTCCTTCAAGCCAGGCCTGCACCAGGCTGACATCAAGCTGACTGCGTGGAAAAGGCTCTTCCGAAAGGTTCTGCCAG CTCCGGAGTCCCTCAAGCTGGATCCTGCCACGGCCCACCCACTCCTGGAGCTCTCCAAGGGCAACACGGTGGTGCAGTGTGGGCTCCTGGCCCAGCGGCGCGCCAGCCAGCCCGAGCGCTTCGACTACAGCACTTGCGTCTTGGCCAGCAGGGGCTTCTCCTGCGGCCGCCACTactgggaggtggtggtgggcagCAAGAGCGACTGGCGCCTGGGGGTCATCAAGGGCACAGCCAGTCGCAAGGGCAAGCTGAGCAAGTCCCCAGGGCACGGCGTGTGGCTCATCGGCCTGAAGGAGGGCCGGGTGTACGAGGCCTTCGGCTGCCCGCGGGCGCCCCTGCCCGTGGCCGGCCACCCTCACCGCATCGGCGTCTACCTGCACTACGAGCAGGGCGAGCTCACCTTCTTCGACGCCGACCGCCCTGACGACCTGCGGCCGCTCTACACGTTCCAGGCCGACTTCCAGGGCAAGCTCTACCCCATCCTGGACACGTGCTGGCACGAGAGGGGCAGCAACTCCCTGCCCCTGGTGCTGCCCCCGCCCAGCGGGCCCAGCCACCTCGCCCGCCCGCAGCCCACCAAGCTGTAG